Part of the Streptomyces sp. FXJ1.172 genome, GCCTGTACGGGCGTGTTGACGGGTGGTCATGCGGTGCAGGTGTCCAGCATCCCGGTGAGTTTGTTCTTCTCTTCCGCGGTCACGGTCAGCTGGTAGGTGGCCTTCACCGACACCCAGGAACGGACGTAGGCGCACCAGTAGGAGTGCGCGGGTGGCGCCCACTGGTCGGGTGACTGGTCGCCTTTGGACCGGCTGGAAGCGGTGGAGACGGCGAGCAGCTGCGGCTGGGTGAGGTCGTTGGCGAACTTCGTGTGCTGCTCCTGTGTCCATGTGCTGGCGCCGGAGCGCCAGGCGTTGGCCAGCAGCACGGTGTGGTCGATGTCGGTCTGGGTGGCAGAGGTGAGGACCTTGCCCTCGTAGGGCTGGTCCACCGGCCCGAGCTTGCTTGGCACTCGGCATCGCGCCGCACGCCGGTGCCGTCGCGCTCGAGCACTCTTTCCCGGGTGTAGCAGTAGGCGTCCTGCTCGGCCCAGTGCGGGAAGTCGGCGCGGCTGTAGCCTGTCAGGGTCTTTTGGGCGGCGACCGTCAGGCCGGTCAGTTCCTTGCGCGCGACCTCGGCGGTGGGCAGGCCGGGCAGGGTCGTTGGCTGTTGTGCGTGAGCGCTGCCGGCACCGCGGCCGGCCGATGTCGGTGTCCCGCCGGGATGAGAACTGGTGCACCCGGCTGCCGTGACCAGTACCGTCGCAGTGATCTGGCTGGCCCACCACTGCTGCCGACGCCTCATCGCCTGTCCAGTCCCTCTCACCGACCTGGATATTCGCCGGGCAGCCTAGCCACCCGAGGCTGACCAGCCCGGGCATATCCACGCCACGTCACCCGGTCGCGGGACACGGACGGGCAGCAGGGCGGCGCGCACCGCGTCAACTCGCCGCAGTGGCACGCCGCGATCGGGGGACGAAGCAGCACCGCGGCGGCCCGTGCCCAGTTGATTCCTCCGTGATCACCTCAACCGTGCGGCGCCGCGCCGCCTGCCTCGCCGTGGCGTGTCTGTCCCTCCTGGTCACGGTCAGCGCCGTCCCCGCTGCCGCCGCCACTGCCGCAACCACGGCGGCCGCCCAGGTCGTCCGGCGTGACCTTCCCGAGCCGCCCAGCTCCGACGTCGCCCGCAAGGAACTCGACGAACTCGTCATCGAGGCCCCCCACTCGATGACCGGCTACAGCCGCGCCAAGTTCCCCCACTGGATCAAGCAGTACGGGGAATGCGACACCCGCGAAGTCGTCCTCGCCCGCGACGGGAAGGGCGTCACGCAGGACTCCATGTGCCGGGCCGTCGCCGGAACCTGGTACAGCCCGTATGACGACAAGACACTCGATGCCGCCTCCAAGATCGACATCGACCATATGGTCCCATTGGCGAACGCCTGGCGTTCCGGTGCCGACACCTGGAGTACCGACAAGCGCAAGAAGTTCGCGAACGACCTCGACCACTCGCAGCTCATCGCCGTCTCCGCCGGCTCGAACCGTTCCAAGGGCGACCAGAGCCCGGATCAGTGGGCGCCGCCGAACAAGGACTACTGGTGCACGTACTCACGGGCCTGGACCGACGTGAAGTACGGGTACGGGCTGAGCATCACAGCCCCTGAGAAGAACAAACTCGTCGAGATGCTCAACACCTGCGACTGACGCCCCCGCGACGGCCCAATGCCGCACGCGGCGCCGGGGATCCAGCAGACTGCAGCGCGCCCCGCTCCTCCATCATTACAGCGGGGCGCACCGCGGCCTTGGACAGCACGCTGTCCAGGCTGTCAATGAACCCGGCTGAGAGCGGGGAGACCGGCCGGCCCGTGCCCCACTGTCCTGAATGGCGCTCAACCCCGGGAAAACAGCGGGTACTTCGAAGCAACTGCACAGGTCACTTCGTGTTCACTCCACGGGTTCTACCCGCATAGAGCGGGTGATGGTGTCATGCCGTCAGCCGCCCGCCCCTCCTTGTCCGGGCCGACTCTGCGGGAGAACCCCACATGCGCCGCTTCACCGCCACCATCAGCGTCCTGGCTCTGGGAGCCGCGGGCCTGATTACCGCCTCGGCAGGCACCGCCCAGGCTTCGACCTGCTCCCACGCCTTCCTGCCGCTGCCCGATTCCTCGTGCACACCCGGGGCCTACAACCCTGACGTCACCCAGTCGAACATCAACAGCACCATCTGCGTGTCCGGCTGGACCGCCACCGTCCGCCCCCCGACCTCCTACACCAACCCGCTCAAGGCCCAGGGCATCATCGACTACGGCTACTCCGACACCAACATGGCCGACTACGAGGAAGACCACCTCGTCCCCCTCGAACTGGGCGGCGCACCGCGCGATGCCGGCAACCTGTGGCCCGAGCCCTACGCCGGCTCCCAGACCGCGCACTCCAAAGACGGAGTGGAAACGAAGCTGAAGAACGCCGTCTGCGCCGGCACCATCACCCTGTCCTCCGCCCGCAGCGCTATCAAGAACAACTGGACCACGGCCCTGCAGGTCACCGGAATCGGCTGACCCTCAGCTGTCGGGACGTCTGCCGGCTTACGGCGAAACGCAGCAGGCCGCCTGCGCTCGATGCGCAGGCGACCTGTGCTGGGTCGGTCTACTTGAACCAGTACTTCACGCCGTGGTGGTGGGAGCAGGTGCCCTGCGAGTGCTGCGAGTAGGACAGGGAAGCGTCGACGCATTTCGCCGTCTCGTACTTGTCCTTGGGCTTTTGGTGGTGCGTCCAGCCGCACAGGCCGGTGGTGTGGCGGGTGCAGTGGTGGGCGGTGTTGGTGGACGGCAGCGTCGCCGCAGAAGCGGCTGGTGCGCTGAAGAAGATGCCGGCCAGGGCGACAGCCGTGGCCGAGACAGCAAGACGAGCACGCAAAGGGACCCCCCCTTTTCAGATCGAGCAAGTGCAGAGGGGACTCTATCCGGGTTCAACTGCTTACGGGCGCGTATGCGATTGACCGACGCGGGGCAGCTGCGCAGCAAGCCGCACCAGCGCCGGCGTGCTGGACGGTCCTCGTTGGCCCACGTCTTTCGATCCCGCCAAGTCGTGAGCCATCCGCCAAGGCCAACGCCCAAGAGGGCGCCGCCTGCAGTGATGAGCGAAGTCCATGTGTTGTCTGCCACCGCGTCATCGTTGAGGCTGACCGCGCTGCTCGGCAAGTGCTGACGTACTCGTTGACGCGACCCACGGAAGGTATGCGATTAGCCGGAGTTGAGAAACACGCACCCACCTGAAAGGAAACCTGTGCAACAGCCCCACGCCCCCGAGCGGCCCACCGTTGTCGTCCTGTGCGGCTCCACCACCTACTGGGACGAACTCGCCGAAGCGGCCCTGTACGAGACTGTGGCCGGCCGCATCGTCCTCGCCCCTGGCTGCAACATGAAGGTCCCCCACCCCCTTTGGGCCGATCCGCAGCAGGCCCACCGGCTCAAGCAGGTGCTGGGCACCCTGCACCTGCGGAAGATCGACATGGCGGACGAGATCCTGGTCGTCAACCCCGACGGCTACATCGGCGACAGCACCCGCAACGAGATCGACTACGCCCGCAGTCTTGGCAAGCCCATCCGCTACACCCATCCCGCGAGCGCTGGGGATGACCGTGGCTGACCACGCACCTGCGACACGGTCAGTCTGACGCACATGACCACACGGCGAAGGCCCGTGCGCCCCGCGATGGAT contains:
- a CDS encoding GmrSD restriction endonuclease domain-containing protein — translated: MDQPYEGKVLTSATQTDIDHTVLLANAWRSGASTWTQEQHTKFANDLTQPQLLAVSTASSRSKGDQSPDQWAPPAHSYWCAYVRSWVSVKATYQLTVTAEEKNKLTGMLDTCTA
- a CDS encoding HNH endonuclease family protein, which produces MITSTVRRRAACLAVACLSLLVTVSAVPAAAATAATTAAAQVVRRDLPEPPSSDVARKELDELVIEAPHSMTGYSRAKFPHWIKQYGECDTREVVLARDGKGVTQDSMCRAVAGTWYSPYDDKTLDAASKIDIDHMVPLANAWRSGADTWSTDKRKKFANDLDHSQLIAVSAGSNRSKGDQSPDQWAPPNKDYWCTYSRAWTDVKYGYGLSITAPEKNKLVEMLNTCD
- a CDS encoding DUF3761 domain-containing protein translates to MRARLAVSATAVALAGIFFSAPAASAATLPSTNTAHHCTRHTTGLCGWTHHQKPKDKYETAKCVDASLSYSQHSQGTCSHHHGVKYWFK